A window of Christiangramia forsetii KT0803 contains these coding sequences:
- a CDS encoding PLDc N-terminal domain-containing protein — protein MVIWTSNAILFIFWLIILIDMIQMEIRDKTFWILSMVILPFFSPIVYIFRRKNLIHLRSNKFKSGK, from the coding sequence ATGGTCATTTGGACTAGTAATGCGATTTTATTTATTTTTTGGCTGATCATTCTTATTGATATGATTCAAATGGAAATTAGGGACAAAACTTTCTGGATTCTCTCTATGGTAATCCTTCCCTTTTTTTCTCCAATTGTATATATATTCAGAAGGAAAAATCTTATCCATCTAAGGTCAAATAAATTTAAATCTGGTAAATGA
- a CDS encoding AAA family ATPase — translation MSDVALVEKLVDKHRDLKKEIAKVIVGQDEVVNQILLSIFSGGHSLLIGVPGLAKTLMVNTIAQALGLDFKRIQFTPDLMPSDILGSEILDENRRFKFIKGPIFTNILLADEINRTPPKTQAALLEAMQERSVTVAGHHYKLDLPYFVLATQNPIEQEGTYPLPEAQLDRFMFAINLDYPSFQEEVDVVKSTTSDEPKEVNALFTAKEISDIQHVIRRIPVPDNVVEYAVRLVGKTRPLNGAPELVTSYVDWGAGPRASQNLIMAAKTHAAVNGKFSPDIEDVQAVAFGILRHRIIKNYKAEAEGITEEAIIKKLF, via the coding sequence ATGTCTGACGTTGCACTGGTAGAAAAATTAGTAGACAAACATCGCGATCTTAAAAAAGAGATCGCGAAAGTTATTGTTGGACAGGATGAGGTGGTAAATCAAATCCTGCTGTCAATTTTTTCCGGAGGTCATTCATTACTTATTGGAGTGCCGGGACTGGCAAAAACCTTAATGGTAAATACCATTGCTCAGGCACTAGGTTTAGATTTTAAGAGAATACAGTTTACTCCAGATTTAATGCCCAGTGATATTCTGGGGTCTGAGATTCTGGATGAAAACAGAAGATTTAAATTTATAAAGGGGCCCATTTTTACCAATATTTTACTGGCAGACGAGATTAACAGAACCCCGCCTAAAACCCAGGCGGCCTTGTTGGAAGCCATGCAGGAAAGATCGGTGACCGTAGCAGGCCATCACTACAAACTGGATCTTCCATATTTTGTATTGGCAACACAAAACCCTATAGAACAGGAGGGAACCTATCCGCTTCCGGAAGCTCAATTAGATAGGTTCATGTTTGCCATCAACCTTGATTATCCAAGTTTCCAGGAAGAAGTTGATGTGGTAAAATCTACAACCTCAGACGAGCCAAAAGAAGTAAATGCTCTATTTACCGCGAAAGAAATTTCAGATATTCAGCATGTTATCCGCAGAATTCCTGTGCCGGATAACGTAGTGGAATATGCCGTAAGGTTAGTGGGGAAAACGAGACCTTTAAATGGTGCACCAGAATTGGTAACTAGTTATGTAGACTGGGGAGCCGGACCCAGAGCTTCCCAAAATCTTATTATGGCTGCAAAAACCCATGCTGCCGTCAATGGAAAATTTTCTCCCGATATTGAAGATGTTCAGGCAGTTGCTTTCGGAATTTTAAGACATAGGATCATTAAAAATTATAAAGCCGAAGCTGAAGGAATTACGGAAGAGGCGATTATTAAAAAACTGTTTTAA
- a CDS encoding TlpA family protein disulfide reductase, producing MKLFKNQWSNIIIIVIILAMVIPQTRKPIQIFVNKLISFAPSVNDEDDRAKISNYNWVLENKRGKRVEFSEFQNEVVIINFWATWCPPCIAEMPSFQELYEDYGDKVTFIFVSGEQHETTDNYMKRKRFTLPSYKMLTKAPEPMDGRTLPTTYVLSKDGSIVIDKVGSADWNSDSFRKTLDKLLIE from the coding sequence ATGAAGTTATTTAAAAATCAATGGTCTAATATTATCATTATCGTCATTATACTGGCGATGGTTATTCCCCAGACCAGAAAGCCAATCCAAATCTTTGTAAATAAATTGATCTCCTTTGCACCTTCAGTAAATGATGAAGATGATAGGGCGAAAATTTCTAATTATAATTGGGTGCTTGAAAATAAACGGGGCAAGCGAGTTGAATTTTCTGAATTTCAGAATGAGGTAGTTATCATAAATTTCTGGGCTACCTGGTGCCCACCTTGTATCGCTGAAATGCCTAGTTTCCAAGAACTTTATGAAGATTATGGAGATAAAGTAACATTTATATTCGTTTCTGGGGAACAGCACGAAACAACAGATAATTATATGAAGCGGAAACGCTTTACGTTGCCTTCTTACAAGATGCTTACGAAAGCACCAGAACCTATGGATGGCAGAACATTACCAACAACTTATGTTTTATCTAAAGATGGAAGTATAGTCATCGATAAAGTTGGTTCGGCAGACTGGAATAGCGATAGTTTTAGAAAAACGCTGGATAAACTACTTATAGAATAG
- the guaB gene encoding IMP dehydrogenase, protein MTAHESKILGEALTYDDVLLVPAYSEVLPREVSIQSKFTRNIPINVPIVSAAMDTVTESRMAIAMAREGGIGVLHKNMSIEQQALKVRKVKRAESGMIIDPVTLPISARVRDAKESMREHSIGGIPIVDEDGKLLGIVTNRDLRFEKNLNRPISEVMTSENLVTVAEGTSLDEAEDILQENKIEKLPVVNKDDRLVGLITFRDITKLTQKPMANKDSYGRLRVAAAVGVTGDAVDRAEALVNAGVDAIIIDTAHGHTKGVVHVLKEVKNKFPDLEIVVGNIATGDAAKYLVDAGADAVKVGIGPGSICTTRVVAGVGFPQFSAVLEVAAAIKGSGVPVIADGGIRYTGDIPKAIAAGADCVMLGSLLAGTKESPGETIIYEGRKFKSYRGMGSVEAMEKGSKDRYFQDVEDDIKKLVPEGIVGRVPYKGDLEESIHQFIGGLKAGMGYCGSKDIETLKETGRFVKITAAGVHESHPHDVTITKESPNYSR, encoded by the coding sequence ATGACTGCACACGAATCAAAAATACTTGGCGAAGCACTTACTTATGACGATGTACTTTTAGTACCAGCATATTCTGAAGTTCTACCAAGAGAAGTAAGTATTCAATCCAAATTCACACGTAATATCCCAATTAATGTTCCTATCGTTTCAGCAGCGATGGATACAGTTACAGAATCCCGCATGGCTATCGCTATGGCCAGGGAAGGAGGTATTGGTGTTCTTCATAAAAACATGAGTATCGAGCAGCAGGCTTTAAAAGTTCGCAAAGTGAAACGTGCTGAAAGCGGAATGATCATAGATCCCGTTACTTTACCAATTTCGGCAAGAGTTCGGGATGCGAAAGAATCTATGCGAGAGCATAGCATTGGAGGAATTCCTATTGTAGATGAAGATGGAAAACTCCTCGGTATTGTTACTAACAGGGATTTAAGATTCGAAAAAAACCTTAATCGCCCTATCTCTGAAGTAATGACTTCAGAGAATTTGGTGACTGTAGCAGAAGGAACTTCTCTGGATGAGGCAGAAGATATACTTCAGGAGAATAAGATTGAAAAACTTCCGGTAGTAAATAAGGATGATAGGCTAGTTGGTTTAATAACCTTTCGAGATATTACCAAGCTTACACAAAAGCCGATGGCTAATAAAGATAGCTACGGCCGTTTACGTGTTGCAGCCGCAGTTGGAGTGACCGGTGATGCGGTTGATCGCGCTGAGGCTTTAGTGAATGCAGGTGTAGATGCAATAATTATTGATACGGCTCATGGTCACACTAAAGGAGTGGTTCATGTGCTTAAAGAGGTGAAAAATAAATTTCCAGATTTGGAAATAGTAGTTGGAAATATAGCCACCGGAGATGCCGCAAAATATCTTGTAGATGCTGGTGCAGATGCAGTTAAGGTTGGGATAGGGCCTGGATCCATCTGTACAACACGTGTTGTTGCCGGAGTTGGATTTCCTCAGTTTTCTGCAGTGCTGGAAGTTGCTGCTGCAATAAAGGGCTCTGGTGTTCCTGTGATAGCAGATGGCGGAATTAGATATACCGGTGATATTCCAAAAGCAATAGCTGCCGGAGCAGATTGTGTAATGCTAGGTTCGCTGCTTGCTGGAACTAAAGAGTCTCCGGGTGAAACAATTATTTATGAAGGGCGTAAGTTTAAGTCTTATCGAGGAATGGGATCTGTTGAAGCAATGGAAAAAGGTTCGAAAGACAGATATTTCCAGGATGTTGAAGATGATATTAAGAAATTAGTGCCAGAAGGTATTGTTGGTCGTGTACCTTATAAAGGCGATTTAGAAGAGAGTATCCACCAGTTTATCGGTGGCCTAAAAGCCGGAATGGGATACTGTGGTTCTAAAGATATTGAAACACTCAAGGAAACGGGTAGATTTGTAAAGATTACTGCTGCCGGAGTTCACGAAAGTCATCCACATGATGTTACTATAACAAAAGAATCTCCTAACTATAGTAGATAG
- a CDS encoding OmpH family outer membrane protein, which translates to MKRLSLGILLLFIAFSANAQSKIGTIDAEYILAQMPENTGVNKSLETYNEKLQADLKMNIQEYETLVKEYQETGKDLEEVARKGKEDTIIGLENDIKGFRQKASVMMQMKRNELTGPLYEKIDKAMKKVIAEKGYTQIFNSSASGLAFSRAEDDITEEVMAELGIEPQPQTEATSNK; encoded by the coding sequence ATGAAACGATTAAGCTTAGGAATTCTATTATTATTTATTGCATTTTCGGCAAACGCTCAATCCAAAATTGGGACCATCGATGCTGAATACATCCTTGCTCAAATGCCTGAGAATACTGGGGTAAATAAAAGTCTTGAAACCTATAATGAAAAACTTCAGGCTGATCTTAAAATGAATATTCAGGAATATGAAACACTGGTAAAAGAATATCAGGAAACCGGTAAAGATCTTGAAGAAGTTGCCAGAAAGGGAAAAGAAGATACAATTATTGGTTTAGAAAACGATATTAAAGGTTTTCGCCAGAAGGCCTCAGTAATGATGCAAATGAAACGTAACGAATTAACTGGTCCTTTATATGAGAAAATCGATAAAGCAATGAAAAAAGTAATTGCAGAAAAGGGCTATACACAAATTTTCAATTCAAGTGCCAGTGGTCTAGCTTTTTCCAGAGCTGAAGACGATATTACTGAGGAAGTTATGGCAGAATTGGGAATTGAACCACAGCCCCAAACTGAAGCCACTTCAAATAAATAA
- a CDS encoding SRPBCC family protein: MKYQHEITIKRSRNEVVEKFSDPENMEHWQKGFIFMKPINGELGAAGSQNLLKYEMGKREIEMTETILKNNLPNEFSATYEAKGVYNFQINRFKETTEGHTVWIADNEFKFSGFMKLFGWFMPGAFKKQSYKYMQDFKAFVEDGKSVKNE; this comes from the coding sequence ATGAAATATCAACACGAAATCACCATTAAACGAAGCAGAAATGAGGTCGTAGAAAAATTTTCAGATCCAGAAAATATGGAACACTGGCAGAAAGGTTTTATTTTCATGAAACCTATAAATGGTGAGTTAGGTGCCGCTGGTTCCCAGAATCTCTTAAAATACGAAATGGGAAAAAGAGAGATAGAAATGACCGAAACCATACTTAAGAATAACCTGCCCAATGAGTTTAGTGCCACTTACGAAGCGAAGGGAGTTTATAATTTTCAGATAAACCGATTTAAAGAAACTACCGAAGGCCATACCGTTTGGATAGCAGATAATGAGTTTAAATTTAGCGGATTTATGAAGCTTTTTGGTTGGTTTATGCCCGGAGCATTTAAGAAACAATCTTATAAATATATGCAGGATTTCAAGGCCTTTGTAGAAGATGGAAAGAGTGTAAAGAACGAATAA
- a CDS encoding peptidyl-prolyl cis-trans isomerase, translated as MKKYFLGFTLIFLSLLVLSCEYFEQSDDRKIVVRVNDSYLYEEDIVALINEATSPEDSSIIVSNYITRWATQQLLIDRAELNLPETQQNEFDGLVNNYRNELYTNAYTDAVVSRDLDTSLNTNEVEEYYEKNKENFILNEDLVKLRYINLAKNSNNLDEIKKKLNRFNEEDQQELETMALQFKNYAMNDSVWIKTKSVYDKITPLSVEDRSSLLKKSNFMELQDSLNVYLVYVNDVLSRNEQAPLEYASATIREILLNKRKQALIKELEKDITKDAIKNNEFEIYN; from the coding sequence TTGAAGAAATACTTTCTTGGATTTACTCTGATTTTTTTATCGCTGCTTGTGCTAAGCTGTGAATATTTTGAGCAATCTGATGATCGTAAGATAGTTGTAAGGGTTAATGATTCATATCTTTACGAAGAGGATATAGTTGCTTTGATAAATGAAGCTACATCGCCCGAGGATAGTTCAATAATTGTTTCAAATTATATTACTCGCTGGGCGACCCAGCAATTATTGATAGATCGTGCAGAGTTAAATTTACCGGAAACCCAGCAAAATGAATTCGATGGACTGGTAAATAATTATAGGAACGAATTGTATACCAATGCCTATACAGATGCTGTTGTTTCTCGTGATCTTGATACTTCTTTAAATACCAACGAAGTAGAAGAATATTATGAGAAAAATAAAGAGAATTTTATTTTAAACGAAGACCTCGTAAAGCTTAGATATATTAACCTGGCTAAGAATAGCAATAATCTTGATGAAATTAAGAAAAAACTGAATAGGTTTAATGAAGAGGATCAGCAGGAATTGGAGACTATGGCCTTGCAGTTTAAGAATTATGCGATGAATGATTCGGTTTGGATAAAGACCAAATCTGTTTATGATAAAATAACACCGCTATCTGTAGAAGATAGATCAAGCCTGCTTAAGAAATCCAATTTTATGGAATTGCAGGATTCACTAAATGTGTATCTTGTTTACGTAAATGATGTTTTAAGCCGAAATGAGCAGGCTCCTCTTGAATATGCTTCGGCAACTATACGCGAGATACTACTTAATAAAAGGAAGCAGGCGTTAATTAAAGAATTAGAAAAAGATATTACTAAAGATGCAATTAAGAATAATGAATTTGAAATTTACAATTAA
- a CDS encoding peptidylprolyl isomerase, with protein sequence MQLRIMNLKFTIKSILAAGCVLLSSYANAQEVIVTDSTSIQPDAEVKKENVTKQGSQRMKVDGIAAVIGEYIILDSDVDLMYKDMQSQGMSTADVTDCNLAGSLMENKLYAHHAIQDSIIIPDSQISATVDQQIQGLAQQAGSMEKVLEFYKKESEAELRDEIFQLTKQRQLAQRMQQKIIEEIEVTPEEVRQYYVGMDEKPMFGTEVELSQIVIEPEIPESEKQKVIDRLNGFKADIEENGASFSTKAVLYSQDPGNASDGGRITLTRKDAFVKEFKDVAFSLQEGEISEPFETEFGYHIIQVDKIRGQTVELRHIILIPDVTNASVEAARTEIDTLRSKITAGDIEFAAAAREASDEEETKNEGGKLINPRTGDTRFELTKIDPELFKQVEGLEEGELSLVLTQKDRSGRPQYKIIKVTKKVEEHEADYATDYLKIKELALRDKQLEAIEEWQTEKINDTYIKVNGKYRDCEYTSGWVKN encoded by the coding sequence ATGCAATTAAGAATAATGAATTTGAAATTTACAATTAAATCTATTTTAGCTGCAGGATGTGTACTGCTATCTTCTTATGCGAACGCACAGGAAGTAATTGTTACAGATAGTACTTCTATCCAGCCAGATGCTGAGGTGAAGAAGGAGAATGTTACAAAACAGGGGTCTCAAAGAATGAAGGTTGATGGGATTGCTGCAGTCATAGGCGAGTATATCATTTTAGATAGTGATGTAGATCTTATGTATAAGGATATGCAAAGTCAGGGTATGTCTACTGCAGATGTGACAGACTGTAACCTTGCAGGTTCTTTGATGGAGAATAAACTTTATGCCCATCATGCCATTCAGGATAGTATTATTATTCCAGATTCTCAAATAAGTGCAACGGTAGACCAGCAAATTCAGGGACTTGCGCAACAGGCAGGTTCTATGGAAAAAGTTCTTGAGTTCTATAAGAAGGAAAGTGAAGCTGAACTTAGGGACGAGATCTTTCAGCTTACCAAGCAAAGACAGCTGGCACAAAGAATGCAGCAAAAGATTATTGAAGAAATAGAAGTTACTCCTGAAGAGGTAAGACAGTATTATGTGGGAATGGATGAAAAGCCAATGTTTGGGACAGAGGTTGAATTATCCCAGATAGTTATTGAACCTGAAATTCCAGAATCTGAAAAACAGAAAGTAATTGACAGATTAAACGGATTTAAAGCTGATATTGAAGAAAATGGAGCTAGTTTTTCAACCAAAGCGGTACTTTACTCTCAGGATCCAGGGAATGCTTCAGACGGAGGAAGAATAACACTTACTCGAAAAGATGCTTTTGTAAAGGAATTTAAAGATGTAGCTTTTAGTCTTCAGGAAGGCGAGATCAGCGAACCTTTTGAAACAGAATTTGGATATCATATTATTCAGGTAGATAAGATTAGAGGGCAAACGGTAGAATTGAGACATATAATTTTAATTCCAGATGTGACGAATGCATCTGTAGAAGCCGCAAGAACCGAAATAGATACCTTAAGAAGCAAAATTACTGCTGGTGATATTGAGTTTGCTGCTGCAGCCAGAGAAGCTTCAGACGAAGAGGAAACAAAGAATGAAGGTGGGAAACTTATAAATCCTCGTACAGGGGACACACGGTTTGAATTAACCAAAATTGATCCCGAGTTATTCAAACAGGTGGAAGGTCTCGAAGAAGGTGAACTATCTTTGGTTTTAACCCAGAAAGACAGATCTGGAAGACCACAATATAAAATTATTAAGGTTACTAAGAAGGTAGAAGAACACGAAGCAGATTATGCAACAGATTATCTTAAAATAAAAGAACTTGCTTTAAGAGATAAGCAACTGGAGGCTATTGAAGAATGGCAAACAGAAAAAATAAACGATACTTACATCAAGGTTAATGGGAAATACCGTGACTGTGAGTATACAAGTGGCTGGGTGAAAAATTAA
- a CDS encoding aconitate hydratase has translation MAYDIDMIKKVYSQMAERVNTAREVVGKPLTLSEKILYSHLWDGKANEAYARGKDYVEFSPDRIACQDATAQMALLQFMQAGKKQVAVPTTVHCDHLIQAKMGAAIDLQSANKSSSEVFDFLESVSNKYGIGFWKPGAGIIHQVVLENYAFPGGMMIGTDSHTVNAGGLGMVAIGVGGADAVDVMAGMPWELKFPKLIGVKLTGKLSGWTSSKDVILKVAGILTVKGGTGAIIEYFGEGARNLSCTGKGTICNMGAEVGATTSTFGYDDSMERYLKATNRADVADAANEVREHLTGDDEVYANPEQYFDEVIEINLDELKPHLNGPFTPDLATPISEMATKAKEHDWPINVDWGLIGSCTNSSYEDLTRAASIAKQAVDKKVKAKSDFGINPGSEQIRFTAERDGLLQIFEDLDATIFTNACGPCIGQWDRSDRKGEEKNTIVHSFNRNFSKRADGNPNTHAFVGSPELVAAIAISGRLDFDPTRDKLMNEDGEEVMLDEPQGIELPTKGFAVEDAGYVAPKEDGGSVEVKVAEDSERLELLTPFEPWDGKNLTGAKLLIKAWGKCTTDHISMAGPWLRYRGHLDNISNNCLIGAINAYNKKSNFVKSQITGEYDGVPAVQREYKKEGIPTVVVGDHNYGEGSSREHAAMEPRHLGVKVVLVKSFARIHETNLKKQGMLGLTFANESDYDLIQEDDTFNFTDLENFAPDTPLTIEIVHADGSKDTIKANHTYNNPQIEWYKHGSALNLIKKQNAA, from the coding sequence ATGGCATACGATATTGATATGATTAAGAAGGTTTATAGCCAAATGGCCGAACGTGTGAATACTGCACGTGAAGTTGTTGGGAAACCTTTGACACTTTCAGAAAAGATCCTTTATTCTCACTTATGGGACGGTAAGGCTAATGAAGCTTACGCCAGAGGGAAGGATTATGTAGAATTTTCACCAGACAGAATAGCCTGTCAGGATGCAACGGCTCAAATGGCTTTATTGCAGTTCATGCAGGCCGGGAAAAAGCAGGTTGCTGTTCCTACAACTGTTCACTGTGATCACCTTATTCAGGCGAAAATGGGAGCAGCTATAGATTTACAGTCGGCTAACAAATCGAGTAGTGAAGTTTTTGATTTTCTGGAATCGGTATCAAATAAATACGGAATTGGATTCTGGAAGCCAGGTGCAGGTATTATTCACCAGGTAGTTCTTGAAAACTATGCATTTCCAGGCGGAATGATGATCGGTACAGATTCTCACACGGTAAATGCCGGTGGGTTAGGAATGGTAGCGATTGGTGTTGGTGGAGCAGATGCGGTTGATGTAATGGCTGGAATGCCCTGGGAACTTAAGTTCCCTAAACTAATAGGAGTGAAGTTGACAGGAAAACTTTCCGGTTGGACTTCTTCTAAAGATGTGATCTTAAAGGTTGCCGGGATTCTTACTGTAAAGGGAGGTACCGGGGCAATTATAGAATATTTTGGTGAAGGTGCACGTAATCTATCCTGTACTGGTAAAGGTACTATTTGTAATATGGGAGCTGAAGTAGGTGCAACCACTTCAACTTTTGGTTATGACGACTCTATGGAGCGTTACCTAAAAGCTACCAATAGAGCTGATGTTGCTGATGCAGCAAATGAAGTTCGTGAACACCTAACTGGTGATGATGAAGTTTATGCAAATCCTGAGCAGTATTTTGATGAAGTGATCGAGATCAATTTAGATGAATTAAAACCTCACTTAAATGGACCGTTTACTCCAGATCTTGCCACTCCTATTTCTGAAATGGCAACTAAAGCCAAGGAGCATGACTGGCCAATTAATGTAGATTGGGGTCTTATTGGTTCCTGTACCAACTCTTCTTATGAAGATCTTACCAGAGCTGCGTCTATCGCAAAACAAGCGGTTGATAAGAAAGTAAAAGCAAAATCTGATTTCGGAATTAACCCGGGATCTGAACAAATTAGATTTACTGCGGAAAGAGACGGATTGCTTCAGATCTTTGAAGATCTTGATGCGACTATCTTTACCAATGCCTGTGGGCCATGTATCGGTCAGTGGGATCGCTCAGATAGAAAAGGCGAAGAGAAAAACACTATTGTCCATTCTTTTAACCGTAACTTCTCTAAACGTGCAGATGGAAACCCAAATACACATGCCTTTGTAGGTTCTCCAGAATTGGTTGCAGCAATTGCAATTTCTGGTAGACTTGATTTTGACCCGACTCGTGATAAGTTGATGAATGAAGATGGGGAAGAAGTGATGTTAGACGAGCCACAAGGAATTGAGCTTCCAACAAAAGGATTTGCTGTAGAAGATGCAGGATATGTTGCTCCAAAAGAAGATGGTGGTAGCGTTGAGGTAAAAGTAGCAGAAGATAGTGAAAGACTAGAATTACTTACCCCATTTGAGCCTTGGGATGGTAAAAACCTTACTGGAGCCAAACTTCTAATCAAAGCATGGGGTAAATGTACTACAGATCATATCTCTATGGCGGGGCCATGGTTACGTTACAGAGGTCATTTAGATAATATTTCTAACAACTGTTTGATTGGAGCTATTAATGCTTACAATAAGAAATCAAACTTTGTAAAGAGTCAGATAACCGGAGAGTACGATGGAGTACCGGCAGTACAGAGAGAATACAAAAAAGAAGGAATTCCAACTGTAGTGGTGGGAGATCATAACTATGGGGAAGGTTCTTCTAGAGAGCATGCTGCTATGGAACCGAGACATTTAGGTGTAAAGGTGGTATTGGTAAAATCTTTTGCCCGTATCCATGAAACAAACCTTAAAAAACAAGGAATGTTAGGTCTTACTTTTGCGAATGAAAGCGATTATGATCTTATTCAGGAAGATGATACTTTCAACTTTACAGATCTTGAGAACTTTGCTCCAGATACGCCATTAACAATTGAAATTGTTCATGCAGATGGAAGTAAGGATACTATAAAGGCTAATCATACATACAATAACCCTCAAATTGAGTGGTATAAGCATGGATCAGCTCTTAATCTTATCAAGAAGCAAAATGCAGCTTAA